The following are encoded together in the Balaenoptera acutorostrata chromosome 9, mBalAcu1.1, whole genome shotgun sequence genome:
- the LOC130708886 gene encoding lysine-specific demethylase 4D-like, whose amino-acid sequence MKAMKSKSNWAQNPSCRIMVFHPTKEEFNDFDKYIAYMESQGAHRAGVAKIIPPKDWKARQTYDDINDILIAAPLQQVTSGQAGVFTQYHKKKKAMTVGEYHHLANSEKCRTPPHFDFKELERKYWKTRLYDSPVYGADVSGSLFDQNTEQWNLGHLGTIQDLLEQECGVVIEGVNTPYLYFGMWKTAFAWHTEDMDLYSINYLHFGEPKTWYAVPPEHGRRLERLARELFPGSARGCEAFLRHKVALISPTVLKDNGIPFDRVTQEAGEFIVTFPYGYHSGFNHGFNCAEAINFASPRWIDYGKVASQCSCGEARVAFSMDAFVRILQPERYELWKRGQDRTVVDHTQPTAPDSQVLNAWREIRAPGGAALGQRHHLPRRALRPRRAVAAGGGTSHRVPVRAVSLRPSPARGSCSAAQFGAVAISTSGEPGPTQPPTPGPSAPDRHPAGRCGPRRRPWEQGTQEPAAPPRAKRRLSLHTALDPEAQPLPVDAPSPDSAAPLSPGLQHPATASGCGCGPVP is encoded by the coding sequence ATGAAAGCTATGAAGTCTAAGTCGAACTGGGCCCAGAACCCAAGTTGTAGAATAATGGTATTTCATCCAACCAAAGAAGAGTTTAATGATTTCGATAAATACATTGCTTATATGGAATCCCAAGGTGCACACCGAGCAGGCGTGGCGAAGATCATTCCACCCAAGGACTGGAAAGCCAGACAGACCTATGATGATATCAATGACATCTTAATAGCTGCTCCCCTCCAGCAGGTGACTTCTGGGCAGGCAGGTGTGTTTACTCAATAccacaaaaagaagaaagccatGACCGTGGGGGAGTACCACCACTTAGCAAATAGTGAAAAATGCCGGACTCCACCACACTTTGATTTTAAAGAGCTGGAGCGAAAATATTGGAAAACACGCCTCTATGATTCACCAGTATATGGTGCGGACGTCAGTGGCTCCTTATTCGATCAAAACACGGAGCAGTGGAACCTTGGACACCTGGGAACCATTCAGGACCTGCTGGAGCAGGAGTGCGGAGTGGTCATCGAAGGCGTCAACACCCCGTACCTGTACTTCGGCATGTGGAAGACTGCCTTCGCCTGGCACACGGAGGACATGGACCTTTACAGCATCAACTACCTGCACTTCGGGGAGCCCAAGACGTGGTACGCGGTGCCCCCGGAGCACGGCCGGCGTCTGGAACGCCTGGCCAGGGAGCTTTTCCCGGGCAGCGCGCGGGGCTGTGAGGCCTTCCTGCGGCACAAGGTGGCTCTCATCTCGCCCACGGTCCTCAAGGACAATGGCATCCCCTTCGATCGGGTCACTCAGGAGGCTGGAGAGTTCATCGTGACCTTTCCCTATGGCTACCACTCTGGCTTCAACCATGGCTTCAACTGCGCGGAAGCCATCAATTTCGCCTCCCCGCGCTGGATCGATTATGGCAAAGTGGCCTCGCAGTGCAGCTGCGGGGAGGCCCGGGTCGCCTTCTCCATGGACGCCTTCGTGCGCATCCTGCAACCGGAGCGCTACGAGCTGTGGAAACGCGGGCAGGACCGGACCGTGGTGGACCACACGCAGCCCACGGCGCCGGACAGCCAGGTCCTGAACGCCTGGAGGGAGATCCGCGCGCCCGGGGGAGCCGCTCTCGGCCAGAGGCACCACCTGCCCCGCCGCGCTCTGCGCCCCCGTAGGGCTGTAGCCGCGGGCGGTGGGACCAGCCACCGAGTCCCTGTGCGTGCTGTGTCCCTGCGCCCCTCGCCGGCCCGGGGTTCTTGCTCTGCCGCCCAGTTCGGGGCTGTGGCCATCAGCACCTCCGGGGAGCCCGGCCCGACCCAGCCGCCGACCCCAGGTCCATCCGCCCCGGATCGCCACCCAGCTGGAAGATGTGGCCCTCGTCGTCGTCCTTGGGAACAGGGCACTCAGGAGCCAGCTGCTCCCCCCAGGGCTAAGAGGAGGCTTTCGTTACACACAGCTCTGGACCCAGAGGCTCAGCCCCTGCCTGTGGATGCACCCTCGCCGGACAGCGCCGCCCCCCTCAGCCCTGGGCTCCAGCATCCCGCCACGGCTTCTGGCTGTGGTTGTGGCCCTGTCCCCTAA